In Anaerolineales bacterium, the following proteins share a genomic window:
- a CDS encoding MBOAT family O-acyltransferase, giving the protein MGLTQIFASILTILLVAILTRGTSRVLSLLALSVLAVFWFQPSVPLRSFDFWIPSLTIFLVVAVWFITSQTGAWKSRQNLIGLAVIAGAITLVGLTRYIFPDPILTTTTPPRLILVIGFIMIAGISIAALTFLSRRLAFTLTLAIVLLITILLILKSPTLSLQLSIFLRELTGRPTDTASALDFRWLGFSYISFRLIHVLRDKQTGRLPELSLPEFATYVVFFPSLSAGPIDRAERFASDLRKDFALTQDETLQAGQRIVIGLFKKFVVADALALMALNDTLATQVRYTGWMWIILYAYTFQIYFDFSGYTDIAIGIARLVGIKLPENFSSPYTKPNLTQFWNSWHITLTQWIRSYFFNPFNRWIRGYKIPTWTMLLLGQLSTMLIIGLWHGVTVNFILWGAWHGLGLFIQNRWSDLAKKRIVISNPRLQVALNVGGILLTFHFVALGWVFFALSDPSLSQTVFMKLFGL; this is encoded by the coding sequence ATGGGACTGACTCAAATCTTCGCTTCAATTCTGACCATCTTGCTGGTCGCCATACTGACGCGTGGTACAAGCCGCGTCCTTTCTCTCCTCGCCCTCAGCGTACTCGCCGTCTTTTGGTTTCAACCCTCCGTCCCCCTCCGCTCCTTTGACTTTTGGATTCCCTCGCTCACGATTTTTTTAGTCGTCGCCGTTTGGTTCATCACATCACAGACTGGCGCATGGAAGTCACGACAAAACCTCATCGGGCTTGCAGTGATCGCGGGCGCAATCACTCTTGTCGGGCTGACGCGCTACATTTTCCCTGACCCCATCCTCACCACCACAACCCCGCCGAGACTAATTCTCGTCATCGGTTTCATTATGATTGCAGGGATTTCCATCGCGGCATTGACCTTCCTCTCGCGCCGACTCGCCTTCACTTTAACTCTCGCAATCGTTCTTCTCATAACAATTCTCCTAATTCTCAAATCCCCGACTCTCTCCCTCCAACTCAGCATCTTCCTCCGTGAACTGACAGGTCGCCCCACCGACACCGCCTCCGCCCTCGACTTCCGTTGGCTAGGATTCTCGTACATCTCCTTCCGCCTCATCCACGTACTGCGCGACAAACAAACGGGACGTTTGCCCGAACTATCCCTGCCTGAGTTTGCAACCTACGTTGTTTTCTTCCCGTCGCTGTCCGCTGGTCCCATTGACCGCGCCGAACGCTTCGCAAGCGATCTCCGAAAAGATTTTGCTCTCACGCAAGACGAAACTTTGCAAGCGGGTCAACGCATCGTGATCGGCTTATTCAAAAAATTCGTCGTCGCCGACGCGCTGGCTTTGATGGCGCTCAACGACACGCTCGCGACGCAAGTCCGCTACACAGGCTGGATGTGGATCATCCTCTACGCCTACACGTTCCAAATCTACTTCGACTTCAGCGGCTACACCGACATTGCCATTGGCATCGCGCGGCTGGTGGGAATCAAACTCCCCGAAAACTTTTCCTCGCCATACACCAAACCCAACCTGACGCAATTCTGGAACTCGTGGCACATCACCCTCACGCAATGGATTCGCTCGTACTTTTTCAATCCCTTCAACCGCTGGATTCGCGGCTACAAAATCCCCACATGGACAATGCTCCTGCTCGGTCAACTCTCCACGATGCTCATCATCGGCTTGTGGCACGGAGTCACGGTCAACTTCATCCTCTGGGGCGCCTGGCATGGACTTGGTCTCTTCATCCAAAACCGCTGGAGCGATCTCGCAAAGAAACGCATCGTCATTTCCAATCCACGCCTCCAAGTCGCGCTAAACGTCGGCGGCATTCTTCTCACCTTCCACTTCGTCGCCCTCGGCTGGGTCTTCTTCGCCTTGAGCGATCCGTCGCTATCGCAAACTGTCTTTATGAAATTATTTGGTTTATAA
- a CDS encoding SGNH/GDSL hydrolase family protein: protein MKKILYLSTLTFLLAACTTKTAPTQIISVTEEPIHSDVTTASPSSAASASPTIPASTATSKPPLEKDAFMQMPVVPNGVSESMREVYQRGIASGNDPTHFSIIGDCQNVSSYFLSTFDKPGDYSLGTEYAYLQPTIDYYHGSFSRVSLAVKGGFNAAAVISPLRADPKSCNAGESPLDCELRTWKPSIVFVSMETWWSEKPATEYDKYMRKVLDRIIEFGAVPIIATKADNLEGDNAINNAIAQLAYEYEIPLWNFWAAVQPLPDQGLSDDRFHLTFARNFFDDPKRMLNAWPWRNLTALQSLDEVHNALTQGQ from the coding sequence ATGAAAAAAATCCTCTATCTTTCGACGTTAACTTTTTTACTCGCGGCTTGCACGACGAAGACCGCGCCCACGCAAATTATTTCTGTGACGGAAGAACCGATTCATTCCGACGTTACGACTGCCTCGCCCTCGTCAGCCGCATCCGCCTCCCCGACGATTCCCGCCTCCACCGCCACCTCCAAGCCGCCCCTTGAAAAAGACGCGTTCATGCAAATGCCAGTCGTCCCCAACGGAGTCAGCGAATCCATGCGCGAGGTCTATCAGCGCGGCATCGCATCAGGCAACGACCCGACTCACTTCTCCATTATCGGCGATTGCCAAAACGTGTCATCGTATTTTTTGTCCACGTTTGATAAGCCTGGCGATTACAGTTTGGGAACCGAATACGCATATTTGCAACCGACGATTGATTATTATCACGGCTCGTTCTCGCGCGTCAGCCTCGCGGTGAAGGGAGGCTTCAACGCCGCGGCAGTTATCTCGCCCCTGCGCGCTGATCCGAAATCGTGCAATGCGGGCGAATCGCCCCTCGATTGCGAATTGCGGACGTGGAAACCATCCATCGTTTTTGTCAGCATGGAAACGTGGTGGTCTGAAAAGCCTGCCACTGAATATGACAAATATATGCGTAAGGTTTTAGACCGCATCATCGAATTCGGCGCAGTGCCGATCATCGCGACCAAAGCCGACAACCTCGAAGGCGACAACGCCATCAACAACGCTATCGCGCAACTCGCGTATGAATACGAAATCCCGCTGTGGAATTTTTGGGCGGCAGTTCAGCCATTGCCCGATCAGGGACTCAGCGACGACCGTTTTCATCTCACGTTCGCGCGCAACTTCTTCGACGACCCCAAACGCATGTTGAACGCCTGGCCCTGGCGCAATCTCACCGCGCTACAATCATTGGATGAAGTTCATAACGCGTTGACTCAAGGTCAGTAG